In Pyrus communis chromosome 1, drPyrComm1.1, whole genome shotgun sequence, the following are encoded in one genomic region:
- the LOC137729852 gene encoding uncharacterized protein, with translation MPRSGPRPYECVRRAWHRERHQPMRGSLIKEIFRVVNGIHSSATKKNKEWQEKLPIVVLKAEEIMYSKANSEAEYMDLKTLWDRTNDAINTIIRRDETTETGEFLQPCIEAALILGCIPRRATRSQRNTNPRCYLMPVTSHVPSISPSVVEDANKKDYTSNSQYRPHCSNFVNPKTTNSTPLVFEPRCPVAQYNDCNTMKFMVASENVPPLGYDQCFSRENLATFNFPKYPLYYGNLPQFREPKPGFAVLPKPVSDPLEPAKIGVIPNLLCNGDKSNNNTQTERRDYHENPCLIGCDLSLRLGPHSNQLPSGESSQPQGGKDVGVEERLKCCDQSPQFDKQFSLTPKGSEYGPTDSWGRLSFEGEDLYVQAAMRKRKAAFNHPTEDSKFCRQPELPFSHFNGSMRNGGL, from the exons ATGCCAAGATCAGGGCCAAGACCATATGAATGTGTGAGAAGAGCTTGGCACCGTGAGAGGCACCAACCCATGAGAGGTTCTCTCATCAAAGAAATCTTCAG GGTTGTGAACGGGATCCATAGCTCAGCTACTAAGAAGAACAAAGAATGGCAAGAGAAGCTCCCAATTGTTGTTCTCAAAGCTGAAGAAATTATGTACTCCAAAGCCAATTCTGAG GCAGAATACATGGACCTTAAAACCCTTTGGGACAGAACAAATGATGCCATTAACACGATAATTCGGCGTGATGAGACTACTGAAACTGGAGAGTTTCTTCAGCCTTGTATTGAAG CTGCTCTCATTTTGGGGTGCATACCGAGAAGAGCTACGAGGAGTCAACGGAATACTAACCCAAGGTGTTATCTGATGCCCGTGACTTCGCATGTCCCTAGCATTTCTCCTAGTGTGGTAGAGGATGCTAATAAAAAAGATTACACGTCCAATTCGCAGTATAGGCCACATTGTTCAAATTTTGTTAACCCCAAAACCACTAATTCAACCCCTCTTGTTTTTGAACCTAGATGCCCTGTTGCCCAATATAACGACTGCAATACTATGAAGTTCATGGTTGCATCCGAAAATGTTCCTCCTTTGGGTTATGACCAATGTTTCTCTAGGGAAAATCTGGCAACATTTAATTTTCCTAAATACCCTCTGTACTATGGAAATCTTCCTCAGTTCAGAGAACCGAAACCAGGTTTTGCTGTCCTTCCCAAACCAGTTTCCGACCCCTTAGAACCTGCCAAGATAGGAGTTATCCCAAACCTGCTCTGTAATGGAGATAAATCAAATAATAACACACAAACAGAAAGAAGGGACTACCATGAGAACCCATGTTTGATTGGCTGTGATTTGTCTCTGCGGTTAGGCCCGCACTCTAATCAACTCCCAAGCGGTGAGAGCAGTCAGCCCCAGGGGGGCAAAGATGTTGGCGTTGAGGAACGGTTGAAGTGTTGTGATCAGTCACCGCAATTTGATAAACAGTTTTCTCTCACTCCTAAGGGTAGTGAGTATGGACCAACAGACTCATGGGGTAGGTTGAGTTTTGAGGGCGAAGATTTATATGTCCAAGCAGCAATGAGAAAGCGGAAGGCAGCTTTTAATCACCCAACAGAGGATTCAAAATTTTGTAGGCAGCCGGAGCTTCCTTTCAGCCACTTTAATGGAAGCATGAGGAATGGAGGTTTGTAG